One Actinomadura viridis genomic region harbors:
- the hisB gene encoding imidazoleglycerol-phosphate dehydratase HisB: MSRKGRVERGTKETQVLVEIDLDGTGTVEVATGVGFFDHMLAQLGKHGSFDLTVKTSGDLYIDAHHTIEDTAIALGQAFRQALGDKSGIRRFADASIPLDEALAQVTVDVSGRPYLVHSEPEGMAPMIGPEYDTTMTRHVLESFVANAQVALHVHVPYGRNAHHIVEAQFKALARALRDAVAFDPRVHGIPSTKGAL; the protein is encoded by the coding sequence ATGAGCCGCAAGGGAAGGGTCGAGCGCGGGACCAAGGAGACCCAGGTCCTGGTGGAGATCGACCTGGACGGCACCGGCACGGTCGAGGTGGCCACCGGCGTCGGCTTCTTCGACCACATGCTGGCCCAGCTGGGCAAGCACGGGTCGTTCGACCTCACCGTCAAGACCTCCGGCGACCTGTACATCGACGCCCACCACACGATCGAGGACACCGCGATCGCCCTCGGCCAGGCGTTCCGGCAGGCGCTGGGCGACAAGTCGGGGATCCGGCGGTTCGCCGACGCCTCCATCCCGCTGGACGAGGCGCTGGCGCAGGTCACCGTGGACGTCTCCGGCCGCCCCTACCTGGTGCACTCCGAGCCCGAGGGCATGGCGCCGATGATCGGGCCCGAGTACGACACCACGATGACCCGGCACGTCCTGGAGTCGTTCGTGGCCAACGCCCAGGTCGCCCTGCACGTCCACGTCCCCTACGGCCGCAACGCCCACCACATCGTGGAGGCGCAGTTCAAGGCCCTCGCGCGGGCGCTGCGCGACGCCGTCGCCTTTGACCCGCGGGTGCACGGCATCCCCTCCACCAAGGGGGCGTTGTAG
- a CDS encoding histidinol-phosphate transaminase, with amino-acid sequence MTSLDDLPIRDDLRGRQPYGAPQLEVPVALNTNENPYPPSDRLVKALGEAVAEVAGSLNRYPDRDAVALREDLAGFLNEDTPGAGLTSRQVWAANGSNEVLQQILQAFGGPGRTAVGFEPSYSMHPIITRVSGTRWVDAHRDEDFGLEPARAVAAIEEHAPDIVFLTSPNNPTGTALPLEAIEAVLEAAPGMVVVDEAYAEFRRTGTPSALTLLPGNPRLIVTRTMSKAFAMAGTRLGYLAADPAVIEALLLVRLPYHLSAVTQAVARTAVAYGGELLGNVGRLRRERDDLVAWLRGEGFAVADSDANFVLFGRFPDRERVWRAMLDRGVLIRQVGPPEWLRVSVGTPEEMAAFRTALKESA; translated from the coding sequence ATGACCTCCCTCGACGATCTGCCCATCCGCGACGACCTGCGGGGACGCCAGCCGTACGGCGCGCCCCAGCTGGAGGTGCCGGTCGCGCTCAACACCAACGAGAACCCCTACCCGCCGTCGGACCGGCTGGTGAAGGCCCTGGGCGAGGCGGTCGCGGAGGTGGCGGGCTCGCTCAACCGCTACCCCGACCGCGACGCCGTCGCGCTGCGCGAGGACCTGGCCGGGTTCCTCAACGAGGACACCCCGGGCGCGGGACTGACCTCGCGCCAGGTGTGGGCGGCCAACGGCTCCAACGAGGTCCTCCAGCAGATCCTGCAGGCGTTCGGCGGTCCCGGCCGTACCGCGGTGGGCTTCGAGCCGTCCTACTCGATGCACCCGATCATCACCCGGGTCAGCGGCACCCGCTGGGTCGACGCGCACCGCGACGAGGACTTCGGGCTGGAGCCCGCGCGGGCCGTCGCGGCGATCGAGGAGCACGCCCCCGACATCGTGTTCCTCACCTCGCCGAACAACCCGACCGGTACCGCCCTGCCGCTGGAGGCGATCGAGGCGGTGCTGGAGGCCGCCCCCGGGATGGTGGTGGTCGACGAGGCGTACGCCGAGTTCCGCCGGACCGGCACCCCCTCGGCGCTGACGCTGCTGCCCGGCAACCCGCGGCTGATCGTCACCCGGACGATGTCCAAGGCGTTCGCGATGGCCGGGACGCGCCTGGGCTACCTGGCGGCCGACCCGGCCGTGATCGAGGCGCTGCTGCTGGTGCGGCTGCCCTACCACCTGTCGGCGGTCACCCAGGCCGTCGCCCGTACCGCCGTCGCGTACGGCGGGGAGCTGCTGGGAAACGTCGGGCGGCTGCGCCGCGAACGCGACGACCTGGTGGCCTGGCTGCGCGGCGAGGGGTTCGCGGTCGCCGACTCCGACGCCAACTTCGTCCTGTTCGGGCGCTTCCCCGACCGCGAGCGGGTCTGGCGGGCGATGCTCGACCGGGGCGTGCTGATCCGGCAGGTGGGGCCGCCCGAGTGGCTGCGGGTGAGCGTCGGCACGCCCGAGGAGATGGCCGCCTTCCGTACCGCACTTAAGGAGAGCGCATGA
- the ybaK gene encoding Cys-tRNA(Pro) deacylase, translated as MSAAKPKGGTGTPATAEATRAGIEFTLHRYEADPAAESYGQAAADALGVPHERLFKTLLAEVDGRLTVAVVPVSASLDLKALASAAGGKKARMAEPRDAERATGYVVGGISPLGQRRRLPTVIDASVSAFATVYVSAGRRGLQIELDPADLVRLTGAGTAGIARG; from the coding sequence ATGAGCGCAGCCAAGCCCAAGGGCGGCACGGGCACCCCGGCCACGGCCGAGGCGACCAGGGCCGGGATCGAGTTCACCCTGCACCGGTACGAGGCCGATCCCGCCGCCGAGTCCTACGGGCAGGCCGCGGCCGACGCCCTGGGGGTCCCGCACGAGCGGCTGTTCAAGACGCTGCTGGCCGAGGTGGACGGGAGGCTCACCGTCGCGGTCGTCCCGGTGTCGGCGTCGCTGGACCTGAAGGCCCTGGCCTCGGCCGCGGGGGGCAAGAAGGCGCGGATGGCCGAGCCGCGGGACGCCGAGCGCGCCACCGGGTACGTGGTGGGCGGGATCAGCCCGCTCGGGCAGCGCAGGCGGCTGCCCACGGTGATCGACGCGTCGGTCTCAGCCTTCGCGACGGTCTACGTCTCGGCCGGCCGGCGCGGCCTGCAGATCGAGCTCGACCCCGCCGACCTGGTCCGGCTCACCGGGGCCGGTACCGCCGGGATCGCCCGCGGGTAG
- the hisD gene encoding histidinol dehydrogenase — MISRIDLRGSLPGDLRSVLPRAELDVEAALEKVRPICEDVRHRGAAAVREHTRNFDGVELDAVRVPVRAVHEALATLDPVLRDALEEAIRRTRLVHRDQRRTDVTTRVVPGGTVTERWVPVRRVGLYVPGGRAVYPSSVIMNVVPAQEAGVESLAVTSPAQAEFGGRPHPSILAACALLGVEEVYAAGGAQAVAMFAHGTEECPRADLVTGPGNVYVAAAKRLLKGVIGIDSEAGPTEIAVLADGTADPVHVAADLISQAEHDVLAAAVLVTDSLALAEAVETELKAQVARTRHTERITEALAGRQSGIVLVDDMEDGLAVVDAYAAEHLEIHTAGARELAARVRNAGAIFIGPYAPVSLGDYLAGSNHVLPTGGCACHSSGLSVQSFLRGIHVVEYDEAALAEATPRVVTLAEAEDLPAHGAALKARFGWEIPSAEGDAAR; from the coding sequence GTGATCTCCCGTATCGACCTGCGCGGCTCGCTCCCGGGCGACCTGCGCTCCGTGCTGCCCCGCGCCGAACTCGACGTCGAGGCCGCCCTCGAGAAGGTGCGGCCGATCTGTGAGGACGTGCGCCATCGGGGCGCGGCGGCGGTCCGTGAGCACACCCGGAACTTCGACGGCGTGGAGCTGGACGCCGTGCGCGTCCCGGTACGGGCGGTGCACGAGGCGCTCGCCACGCTCGACCCGGTGCTGCGCGACGCGCTGGAGGAGGCGATCCGCCGCACCCGCCTGGTCCACCGCGACCAGCGCCGTACCGACGTCACCACCCGGGTCGTGCCCGGCGGGACCGTCACCGAGCGCTGGGTGCCGGTGCGGCGGGTGGGCCTGTACGTGCCGGGCGGCCGGGCCGTCTACCCCTCCAGCGTGATCATGAACGTGGTCCCGGCGCAGGAGGCCGGGGTGGAGTCGCTGGCGGTGACGTCCCCGGCCCAGGCGGAGTTCGGCGGCCGGCCGCACCCGTCGATCCTGGCGGCCTGCGCGCTGCTGGGGGTCGAGGAGGTGTACGCGGCGGGCGGCGCCCAGGCGGTCGCGATGTTCGCCCACGGCACCGAGGAGTGCCCCCGCGCCGACCTGGTCACCGGTCCCGGCAACGTCTACGTGGCCGCGGCCAAGCGCCTGCTCAAGGGCGTGATCGGGATCGACTCCGAGGCCGGCCCGACCGAGATCGCCGTCCTGGCCGACGGCACCGCCGACCCGGTGCACGTGGCCGCCGACCTGATCAGCCAGGCCGAGCACGACGTGCTGGCCGCGGCCGTGCTGGTCACCGACTCCCTCGCGCTCGCCGAGGCGGTCGAGACCGAGCTGAAGGCGCAGGTCGCCCGCACCCGGCACACCGAGCGGATCACCGAGGCGCTGGCCGGACGGCAGTCCGGCATCGTCCTCGTGGACGACATGGAGGACGGCCTGGCCGTCGTGGACGCCTACGCCGCCGAGCACCTGGAGATCCACACCGCCGGGGCCCGCGAGCTGGCCGCCCGGGTGCGCAACGCCGGCGCGATCTTCATCGGCCCGTACGCCCCGGTGTCGCTGGGCGACTACCTGGCCGGGTCCAACCACGTGCTGCCCACCGGCGGCTGCGCCTGCCACTCCTCGGGCCTGTCGGTCCAGTCGTTCCTGCGCGGGATCCACGTCGTGGAGTACGACGAGGCCGCCCTCGCCGAGGCCACCCCGCGGGTGGTCACGCTCGCCGAGGCCGAGGACCTGCCCGCGCACGGCGCCGCGCTCAAGGCCCGGTTCGGCTGGGAGATCCCCTCCGCCGAGGGGGACGCCGCCCGATGA
- the dnaE gene encoding DNA polymerase III subunit alpha: protein MADSFVHLHVHTEYSMLDGAARLKQMFEEVGRQGMPAIAMTDHGNMHGAYDFHRQAMAAGVTPIIGIEAYMAPESRYHKKKVQWGEPSQKRDDVSGGGLINHKTLWARDKTGLHNLFKLSSRAFTEGFVFKYARMDEELLAEHAEGLMATTGCPSGKVQTRLRLGQFDEALKAAATFQEILGKENYFLELMDHGLEIEKRVRDGLVEIGKRLNIPPVVTNDSHYTHESEATAHDALLCVQVGKQLADPDRFRFDGSGYYIKTADEMRAIDSSDIWAEGCRNTLLIAERVDAGGMFKPHDLMPRFPVPEGETEESWFRKEVWKGLERRFPGGIPDEYRKQAEYEMGVILGKGYPSYFLVVADFIMWAKENGILVGPGRGSAAGSLIAYAMGITDLDPLPHGLIFERFLNPERESMPDIDIDFPEDRRAEVIRYTTDKWGADKVAFIATFGTIKAKAAIKDAGRVLGFPYALGDRISKAFPPAVMGKDIPLSGIFDDKHPRHGEAGELRRLYEEEPDVKQIMDLAQGLEGLIRQTGVHAAGIIMSGETITDHVPIMRRDADGAIITQFDYPTCETLGLLKMDFLGLRNLTIIDDALKGIKLNKGIDVDLLELPLTDPKTYELLGRGDTLGVFQFDGGPMRALLRLMKPDNFEDISAVGALYRPGPMGANSHTNYALRKNGQQEITPIHPELRDALEDILGTTYGLIVYQEQVMSIAQKVAGYTLGQADLLRRAMGKKKKEVLDKEFKPFSEGMRERGYSDEAIKTLWDILVPFSDYAFNKAHSAAYGLVSYWTAYLKANYPAEYMAALLTSVGDDKDKSALYLNECRRMGLKVLPPDVNTSDADFTPMGDTEIRFGLSAVRNVGTNVVEGIIAARREKGAYTDFNDFLNKVPPIVCNKRVVESLIKAGGFDELGHGRKALLMVHEQAIDSVIDIKRKEAIGQDSLFGALENDGGEDAFAVAIPEGEEWDKTTLLAFEREMLGLYVSDHPLLGVEHILEKEADAGIGTLTEGERPDGQIVTVAGLLSGLQRKVTKQGNSWAMASLEDLSGVIEVMIFPSSYQLCSTLLAEDAILVVRGKLDRREDVPKIIAMEVTQPDLTITDAQGPFSVTLQIGRCTPPMVARLKEVLVTHPGTSEVHLHLQNGPRTTVVRLDDRLRVAPSPALMGDLKQLLGPSCLT from the coding sequence ATGGCCGACTCGTTCGTACATCTGCATGTGCATACGGAGTATTCGATGCTGGACGGCGCCGCCCGGCTGAAGCAGATGTTCGAGGAGGTCGGGCGGCAGGGGATGCCGGCGATCGCCATGACCGACCACGGCAACATGCACGGCGCCTACGACTTCCACCGGCAGGCGATGGCGGCCGGGGTGACGCCGATCATCGGCATCGAGGCGTACATGGCGCCGGAGTCCCGCTACCACAAGAAGAAGGTCCAGTGGGGCGAGCCCAGCCAGAAGCGCGACGACGTCTCGGGCGGCGGCCTGATCAACCACAAGACGCTGTGGGCGCGTGACAAGACGGGGCTGCACAACCTGTTCAAGCTGTCCAGCCGCGCGTTCACCGAGGGCTTCGTCTTCAAGTACGCGCGGATGGACGAGGAGCTGCTGGCCGAGCACGCCGAGGGCCTGATGGCCACGACCGGCTGCCCGTCGGGGAAGGTCCAGACCCGGTTGCGGCTGGGGCAGTTCGACGAGGCCCTCAAGGCCGCGGCGACGTTCCAGGAGATCCTCGGCAAGGAGAACTACTTCCTCGAGCTGATGGACCACGGCCTGGAGATCGAGAAGCGGGTCCGGGACGGCCTGGTCGAGATCGGCAAGAGGCTGAACATCCCGCCGGTGGTGACCAACGACTCGCACTACACGCACGAGAGCGAGGCCACCGCGCACGACGCCCTGCTGTGCGTGCAGGTGGGCAAGCAGCTGGCGGACCCGGACCGGTTCCGGTTCGACGGCAGCGGCTACTACATCAAGACGGCCGACGAGATGCGGGCGATCGACTCCTCCGACATCTGGGCCGAGGGCTGCCGCAACACCCTGCTGATCGCCGAGCGGGTGGACGCCGGGGGCATGTTCAAGCCGCACGACCTCATGCCGCGGTTCCCGGTGCCGGAGGGCGAGACCGAGGAGAGCTGGTTCCGCAAGGAGGTCTGGAAGGGCCTGGAGCGGCGGTTCCCCGGCGGCATCCCGGACGAGTACCGCAAGCAGGCCGAGTACGAGATGGGCGTCATCCTCGGCAAGGGGTACCCCTCGTACTTCCTGGTCGTGGCCGACTTCATCATGTGGGCCAAGGAGAACGGGATCCTGGTCGGGCCCGGGCGCGGCAGCGCCGCGGGCTCCCTGATCGCGTACGCGATGGGCATCACCGACCTCGACCCGCTCCCGCACGGGCTGATCTTCGAGCGGTTCCTCAACCCCGAGCGCGAGTCCATGCCCGACATCGACATCGACTTCCCTGAAGACCGGCGGGCCGAGGTCATCCGCTACACCACCGACAAGTGGGGCGCGGACAAGGTCGCGTTCATCGCCACGTTCGGCACCATCAAGGCGAAGGCCGCCATCAAGGACGCGGGCCGCGTCCTGGGCTTCCCGTACGCGCTGGGCGACCGGATCTCCAAGGCGTTCCCGCCCGCCGTGATGGGCAAGGACATCCCGCTGTCGGGGATCTTCGACGACAAGCACCCGCGCCACGGCGAGGCCGGCGAGCTGCGCAGGCTGTACGAGGAAGAGCCCGACGTCAAGCAGATCATGGACCTGGCGCAGGGCCTGGAGGGGCTGATCCGGCAGACCGGCGTGCACGCCGCCGGGATCATCATGAGCGGTGAGACCATCACCGACCACGTGCCGATCATGCGCCGCGACGCCGACGGCGCGATCATCACGCAGTTCGACTACCCGACCTGCGAGACGCTCGGCCTGCTGAAGATGGACTTCCTGGGCCTGCGGAACCTGACGATCATCGACGACGCGCTCAAGGGCATCAAGCTCAACAAGGGCATCGACGTCGACCTGCTGGAACTGCCGCTGACCGACCCCAAGACCTACGAGCTGCTGGGACGCGGCGACACGCTCGGGGTGTTCCAGTTCGACGGCGGGCCGATGCGGGCGCTGCTGCGGCTGATGAAGCCGGACAACTTCGAGGACATCTCCGCGGTCGGCGCCCTCTACCGGCCCGGCCCGATGGGCGCCAACTCCCACACCAACTACGCGCTCCGCAAGAACGGCCAGCAGGAGATCACCCCGATCCATCCGGAGCTGAGGGACGCCCTGGAGGACATCCTCGGCACGACCTACGGCCTGATCGTGTATCAGGAGCAGGTCATGTCCATCGCCCAGAAGGTCGCGGGCTACACGCTCGGACAGGCCGACCTGCTCCGCCGGGCGATGGGCAAGAAGAAGAAGGAGGTCCTCGACAAGGAGTTCAAGCCGTTCTCCGAGGGCATGCGGGAGCGCGGCTACTCCGACGAGGCGATCAAGACGCTCTGGGACATCCTGGTCCCGTTCTCCGACTACGCGTTCAACAAGGCGCACAGCGCCGCCTACGGCCTGGTCTCCTACTGGACGGCCTACCTGAAGGCCAACTACCCCGCCGAGTACATGGCGGCCCTGCTGACCTCCGTCGGCGACGACAAGGACAAGAGCGCGCTCTACCTCAACGAGTGCCGCCGGATGGGCCTGAAGGTCCTGCCGCCCGACGTCAACACCTCCGACGCCGACTTCACCCCGATGGGCGACACCGAGATCCGGTTCGGCCTGTCGGCGGTCCGCAACGTCGGCACGAACGTGGTGGAGGGCATCATCGCGGCGCGCCGCGAGAAGGGCGCCTACACCGACTTCAACGACTTCCTCAACAAGGTCCCGCCGATCGTGTGCAACAAGCGGGTGGTGGAGTCGCTGATCAAGGCGGGCGGGTTCGACGAGCTCGGGCACGGCCGCAAGGCGCTGCTGATGGTGCACGAGCAGGCGATCGACTCGGTCATCGACATCAAGCGCAAGGAGGCGATCGGGCAGGACTCGCTGTTCGGCGCGCTGGAGAACGACGGCGGCGAGGACGCCTTCGCGGTCGCCATCCCCGAGGGCGAGGAGTGGGACAAGACCACCCTGCTGGCCTTCGAACGGGAGATGCTGGGCCTGTACGTCTCCGACCACCCGCTGCTGGGCGTCGAGCACATCCTGGAGAAGGAGGCCGACGCCGGGATCGGGACGCTGACCGAGGGGGAGCGCCCCGACGGCCAGATCGTCACGGTGGCGGGCCTGCTGTCGGGGCTGCAGCGGAAGGTGACCAAGCAGGGCAACTCGTGGGCGATGGCCAGCCTGGAGGACCTGTCCGGCGTGATCGAGGTGATGATCTTCCCGTCGTCCTACCAGCTGTGCTCCACCCTGCTGGCCGAGGACGCGATCCTGGTGGTCCGGGGCAAGCTGGACCGGCGCGAGGACGTCCCGAAGATCATCGCGATGGAGGTCACCCAGCCCGACCTCACCATCACCGACGCGCAGGGCCCGTTCTCGGTGACGCTGCAGATCGGCCGCTGCACCCCGCCGATGGTGGCCCGCCTCAAGGAGGTCCTGGTCACCCATCCGGGCACGTCGGAGGTGCACCTGCACCTGCAGAACGGCCCGAGGACCACCGTCGTGCGCCTGGACGACCGGCTGCGCGTGGCGCCGTCCCCGGCGCTGATGGGCGATCTGAAGCAGCTCCTCGGCCCGTCCTGCCTCACCTGA
- a CDS encoding LON peptidase substrate-binding domain-containing protein, whose amino-acid sequence MTERIPLFPLGTVLFPGLVLPLHVFEERYRLLMRDLLERPEPRRLGIVAAEPGHDAAGPGGPRPAEVGCVAEVHGAHARPDGRYDIVTVGGGRFRVKELDRTLPYLRAEVEMLPEEPGAAAGPMAELVRPLFERYRQRLAAVGAETAEPLDLPGDPLRLSYLIASAVVLDGPDKQRLLEAEDATLRLRAERELLLRENRLLGTFSTVPAGPFLETGVGLN is encoded by the coding sequence GTGACCGAGCGGATTCCGTTGTTCCCGCTGGGCACGGTCCTGTTCCCGGGGCTGGTGCTCCCGCTGCACGTGTTCGAGGAGCGCTACCGGCTGCTGATGCGCGACCTGCTCGAACGCCCCGAGCCCCGCCGCCTGGGGATCGTCGCCGCCGAGCCGGGGCACGACGCGGCCGGGCCCGGCGGGCCGCGGCCGGCCGAGGTCGGCTGCGTGGCCGAGGTGCACGGCGCGCACGCGCGTCCCGACGGGCGGTACGACATCGTCACCGTGGGCGGCGGCCGGTTCCGGGTCAAGGAGCTGGACCGCACGCTCCCGTACCTGCGCGCCGAGGTGGAGATGCTGCCCGAGGAACCGGGCGCGGCGGCCGGCCCGATGGCGGAGCTGGTCCGCCCGCTGTTCGAGCGGTACCGGCAGCGCCTCGCCGCCGTGGGCGCGGAGACCGCCGAGCCGCTCGACCTGCCCGGGGACCCGCTGCGGCTGTCCTATCTGATCGCGTCGGCGGTGGTCCTGGACGGCCCGGACAAGCAGCGGCTCCTGGAGGCCGAGGACGCCACGCTGCGGCTGCGCGCCGAACGCGAGCTGCTGCTGCGCGAGAACCGCCTCCTCGGCACGTTCTCGACCGTCCCCGCGGGCCCGTTCCTGGAAACCGGAGTGGGGCTCAACTAG
- a CDS encoding DUF6882 domain-containing protein — translation MSGFSPAFTRLGTALAAVVLQQQETLAEFLPREDWSADLTARTYTSGGVTVRVSLLGSYAARERTWLWGWANPQFGDGHPAVEPTLAIRGLGQRLGIPEFTTPEVDLGWYEGPAGHGGELIAMAAGGVLGGGGYIGAGYDGGSAYLHVDDPQAPPAVWDPVPVPRLLMNAVSLFPDEPRLTLARFLSRHRVAYRERDGVTEIRLPGGGVARAHFDGLGRFIDWQAELTPAAL, via the coding sequence ATGTCCGGATTCAGTCCTGCGTTCACCCGCCTCGGCACCGCGCTGGCCGCGGTCGTCCTCCAGCAACAGGAGACCCTCGCCGAGTTCCTCCCCCGGGAGGACTGGAGCGCCGACCTGACCGCGCGCACGTACACCAGCGGCGGGGTCACGGTGCGGGTGTCGCTGCTGGGCAGCTACGCCGCGCGCGAGCGCACCTGGCTCTGGGGCTGGGCCAACCCGCAGTTCGGCGACGGCCACCCGGCGGTCGAGCCGACCCTGGCCATCCGGGGGCTGGGGCAGCGCCTGGGCATCCCGGAGTTCACCACCCCCGAGGTCGACCTCGGCTGGTACGAGGGCCCGGCCGGGCACGGCGGGGAGCTGATCGCCATGGCCGCCGGCGGGGTGCTGGGCGGCGGCGGGTACATCGGCGCCGGGTACGACGGCGGCTCGGCCTACCTCCACGTGGACGACCCGCAGGCGCCGCCGGCCGTCTGGGACCCCGTGCCGGTCCCCCGGCTCCTGATGAACGCCGTCAGCCTGTTCCCGGACGAGCCCCGGCTCACCCTGGCCCGGTTCCTGAGCCGCCACCGCGTCGCCTACCGCGAGCGGGACGGCGTGACCGAGATCCGCCTTCCCGGCGGCGGCGTCGCCCGCGCCCACTTCGACGGCCTGGGCCGCTTCATCGACTGGCAGGCCGAGCTGACCCCCGCCGCCCTCTGA
- a CDS encoding PhzF family phenazine biosynthesis protein: MRMLVVDAFTDRPFAGNPAGVCLLDAPADPAWMQRVAAEMRHSETAFLRPAGEDGADFELRWFTPETEVALCGHATLAGAHALYETGVAPAGRPIRFRTLHSGVLTVRPADGDGLLEMDFPASPVGPAAVPDGLEKALGTPVSWTGWTGRNVQPDLLAEVSGEDAVRGLAPDLAALGALGARAVIVTARADPGRGHDFVSRVFAPSVGVDEDPVTGSAHCALAPYWSAKLGRDTLTGFQASARGGHVRTELRGDRVALSGGAVTVLDGELAV, encoded by the coding sequence ATGAGGATGCTCGTCGTCGACGCTTTCACCGACCGCCCCTTCGCGGGCAACCCCGCCGGGGTCTGCCTGCTGGACGCCCCCGCCGACCCCGCCTGGATGCAGCGGGTCGCTGCTGAGATGCGGCACTCGGAGACCGCCTTCCTGCGGCCGGCGGGGGAGGACGGGGCCGATTTCGAGCTGCGCTGGTTCACGCCGGAGACCGAGGTCGCGCTGTGCGGGCACGCCACCCTGGCCGGCGCCCACGCCCTGTACGAGACGGGCGTCGCCCCGGCCGGCCGGCCGATCCGGTTCCGCACCCTGCACAGCGGGGTCCTGACCGTACGGCCCGCGGACGGGGACGGGCTGCTGGAGATGGACTTCCCCGCCTCCCCGGTCGGGCCCGCCGCCGTCCCCGACGGCCTGGAGAAGGCGCTCGGGACCCCGGTGTCCTGGACCGGCTGGACCGGCCGCAACGTCCAGCCGGACCTGCTGGCGGAGGTCTCCGGCGAGGACGCGGTCCGCGGCCTGGCCCCCGACCTCGCGGCGCTCGGCGCGCTGGGCGCCCGCGCGGTGATCGTCACCGCCCGGGCGGACCCGGGCCGCGGGCACGACTTCGTGTCGCGGGTGTTCGCCCCGTCGGTCGGCGTGGACGAGGACCCCGTCACCGGGTCCGCCCACTGCGCCCTCGCGCCCTACTGGTCGGCCAAGCTCGGCCGCGACACGCTGACCGGCTTCCAGGCGTCGGCGCGTGGCGGCCACGTCCGCACGGAGCTGCGCGGTGACCGGGTCGCCCTGTCCGGCGGCGCCGTCACGGTCCTGGACGGTGAGCTCGCCGTGTGA